The segment TGATTTGCCTGTAAAAAAGGACAATTTCAAAATCAACAAGATTGAAAAAAGCTGCAAAAACGGAATAAAAAAGATTATGGATTCTTTAGATGAGCGGACAACAGTAGGATATAATGAACTTGAGCCTTTGTATATCCAAGTTCCGCAGGCACAAAAGAACGTATGATAAGACCTGCAGTTATAAAAGACATACCAGCGATTTTTAAGCTGGAAAAAGAATGTTTTACAGACGCGTGGAGCGAGCAGAATTTTTACGAAGTTATTAACAGCGATATTTCGCGTTTATTCGTCTATGAGTCAGACAATAGAATTGTAGGCTATACAGTAGTTACTTTGATTTTTGATGAAGCGCACTTAGACAATATCGCGGTGGATTTTGCCTCAAGAGGCAAAGGCATAGGAAAGCAGCTTGTTCAATATGTGATTGACTTTGCCAATAAAAACAACATACATAAGATTACACTTGAAGTCAGGATAAGCAATACAACCGCCATCAATCTCTACAAATCATTTGGATTTGTAGTTGAGGGTGTAAGAAAAAATTATTATATGGATAATGAAGATGCATATATAATGTGGCGGTATGACAATGACGCAAAACCCTGATATTTTTTATATCCAATCAGATTCAAAAGAAGAAGATGTTTTATTGCTGCACGGCTGGGGAGGAAGTTCAGAATCCTTTCGAGCCGTTTTTGAATTTCTGCAAAAAAAATACCGCGTAACCGCAATCGACTTTCCGGGCTTTGGAAAAAGTCCGTCGCCGCCTTATCCATATACGGTAACGGATTATGCCCAAAAGCTCAAGGACTTTTTGGATTCAAAAAACATTTCTAAAACTCATATTATCGCGCATTCTTTTGGCGGGCGTGTTGCCATAGAATTATGTTATCGTTATCCTGAGCTTGTAGATAAGCTGATTTTGACTGCCAGTGCGGGCATAAAACCAAAGCGCAAATTAAGATATTATATCAATCTCCTGAAATTCAAAACAGCCAAATTGCTAAAAAAAGACCTATCCAAATTTGGTTCAAAAGACTATAAAAATGCCGATGGCGTTATGAGGGCCGTATTTGTAAAAGCTGTCAATTATGATCAGACCAAATTATTGAAGCATAT is part of the Clostridia bacterium genome and harbors:
- the rimI gene encoding ribosomal protein S18-alanine N-acetyltransferase; this translates as MIRPAVIKDIPAIFKLEKECFTDAWSEQNFYEVINSDISRLFVYESDNRIVGYTVVTLIFDEAHLDNIAVDFASRGKGIGKQLVQYVIDFANKNNIHKITLEVRISNTTAINLYKSFGFVVEGVRKNYYMDNEDAYIMWRYDNDAKP
- a CDS encoding alpha/beta hydrolase translates to MTQNPDIFYIQSDSKEEDVLLLHGWGGSSESFRAVFEFLQKKYRVTAIDFPGFGKSPSPPYPYTVTDYAQKLKDFLDSKNISKTHIIAHSFGGRVAIELCYRYPELVDKLILTASAGIKPKRKLRYYINLLKFKTAKLLKKDLSKFGSKDYKNADGVMRAVFVKAVNYDQTKLLKHIKANTLLIWGQNDTETPIYMAKKINRLIKNSKLIVFRDTGHFAYMEKSLLFLRHIQRFLGGCVND